Proteins encoded together in one Ipomoea triloba cultivar NCNSP0323 chromosome 4, ASM357664v1 window:
- the LOC116017515 gene encoding pectinesterase, producing MAGNNKIIIPLVSLILVVGVVCGAVLVLNMGGNDNASSGKDNNGISNGSMKHVTTFCQYAEYKDECARSISHVAHNRSATTKDFIFAAIEATLEAVHKSHQVAVNTEVDQGADPYNHMAIEDCKELLQDAIADLQASISVVGDSELHTLNDRVDELLNWMSAVYAYQTTCTEQIENPEYKSAIEDGMINATQLTNNAINIIAEMSKVLEAFNITKTTTDLLHKGENSNTASRRLLEIDDEHYFPEWFPVADRKLLAAQRRGNLRPNVVVSKNGGGQFKTITGALKSYPKKHKGKYVIYVKAGVYNEIVEVSKKMKNVFMYGDGAGKTIITGNKNYALMKVTTSKTATFAALGQGFVARGITFRNTAGPQGHQAVAYRSQSDMSALFDCSIEGYQDTLYYHTYRQFYRNCVISGTIDFIFGKGTALIQNSVIIARKPLANQFNTITADGKELAKAKGGVVLQNCKIVPESALYPLRFKVKTYFGRPWKAYSTTVVMESQIGDLLSPLGWKIWDGEKFENTCLYYEYRNSGPGANTSRRNRAFKKFDVLGPIRARKFTAGLWLDANRWLPATGVPFAIGYTK from the coding sequence ATGGCgggtaataataaaataatcatcCCTTTGGTATCCCTCATCTTAGTGGTGGGTGTGGTGTGCGGCGCCGTTTTGGTCTTAAACATGGGCGGCAACGATAATGCATCCTCTGGCAAGGACAATAACGGTATTTCCAACGGTTCCATGAAGCACGTCACTACGTTTTGCCAATACGCTGAGTATAAAGACGAATGCGCCAGGAGTATTTCTCACGTGGCTCACAACCGCTCCGCCACCACTAAGGACTTCATTTTTGCGGCTATTGAGGCTACACTTGAGGCGGTCCATAAATCCCACCAGGTTGCGGTTAACACCGAGGTCGACCAGGGCGCCGACCCGTATAATCATATGGCCATTGAGGATTGCAAGGAATTGCTCCAAGATGCTATTGCCGACCTTCAGGCTTCTATCTCGGTTGTCGGTGACAGTGAGCTTCACACGCTCAACGATCGCGTGGACGAGCTTCTCAACTGGATGTCGGCGGTGTACGCTTACCAAACTACCTGCACGGAACAAATTGAGAACCCGGAGTACAAATCTGCCATTGAGGATGGCATGATCAACGCCACCCAGCTCACCAATAACGCAATCAATATCATCGCTGAGATGTCTAAGGTCCTAGAGGCGTTCAACATCACAAAAACGACCACCGACTTACTTCATAAGGGAGAAAATTCCAACACCGCCTCTCGTCGCCTCCTCGAAATTGATGATGAGCATTATTTCCCAGAGTGGTTCCCTGTTGCAGATAGGAAACTTTTGGCCGCGCAAAGAAGAGGGAATTTGAGGCCTAATGTGGTGGTGTCCAAGAATGGTGGAGGCCAGTTTAAGACCATTACTGGGGCACTAAAATCATACCCAAAAAAGCACAAGGGCAAATACGTCATTTACGTGAAGGCTGGAGTGTACAATGAAATTGTGGAGGTTagcaagaaaatgaaaaacgTTTTTATGTACGGAGACGGTGCTGGGAAGACTATTATCACTGGGAACAAGAACTACGCCCTCATGAAAGTCACCACTTCAAAAACAGCCACATTCGCAGCTCTTGGGCAAGGGTTCGTGGCGCGAGGAATTACCTTCCGCAACACCGCAGGTCCACAAGGGCATCAAGCTGTGGCTTATCGTAGCCAGTCTGATATGTCAGCCCTTTTCGACTGCTCCATTGAGGGATACCAAGACACCTTATATTACCACACCTATCGTCAATTCTACCGCAACTGCGTCATCTCCGGTACCATCGACTTTATCTTTGGCAAGGGGACCGCACTCATCCAAAACAGCGTCATCATTGCCAGGAAACCCTTGGCAAATCAATTCAACACCATTACAGCTGATGGCAAAGAGTTGGCGAAGGCCAAGGGTGGAGTGGTACTCCAGAACTGCAAAATTGTTCCTGAATCTGCGCTCTACCCATTGAGGTTCAAGGTAAAAACTTACTTTGGAAGACCTTGGAAGGCTTACTCCACAACCGTGGTGATGGAGAGCCAAATAGGTGATTTGTTGAGCCCACTTGGATGGAAGATTTGGGATGGGGAGAAGTTTGAGAACACTTGTCTCTACTATGAATATAGGAATAGCGGACCAGGTGCAAATACATCGAGGAGGAATAGAGCCTTCAAGAAATTTGACGTGCTTGGTCCCATAAGAGCCCGAAAATTCACTGCTGGACTTTGGCTTGACGCAAACCGCTGGTTGCCTGCCACTGGGGTACCTTTCGCCATTGGTTACACTAAATAG
- the LOC116017669 gene encoding pectinesterase-like, whose product MAGNNLVLPLVSIFLVVAVVLGAVLVLHIGSSNDAPSKNNNQIVSTGYMKSVTTFCQYAEYKDSCAKSISPVAKNQSATTKDFILAALKATIEEVSESHKLVVNTQVDENADPYSHMALEDCKDMLEDAIDDLEASLSVVGDSTLHNLNDRGDELLNWVSAVYAYQTTCTEQIEKPEYKSAIQDGMINATQLTNNVINIIADMAKVLEAFNITKAVDLLHSGAAATSTSSSSTSNSTTTTNSRRLLQEDGDFPSWFPAADRKLLAAQRAGKLKPNVVVAKDGSGKFKSIKKALKAYPKKYKRKYTIYVKAGVYDETVVVKKKMHNIFMYGDGAGKTIITGKKNFAFMKITTSKTATFSALGERFVARGITFRNTAGAEGHQAVAYRSQSDMSALFDCSIEGYQDTLYYHTYRQFYRNCVISGTIDFIFGKGSALIQNSVIIARKPLANQFNTITADGKALAKAKGGVVLQNCRIVPEAALFPSRFKLKTYLGRPWKAYSTSVVMESQIGDVVNPIGWKVWDGEKFEDTSICWEYKNFGPGANTVMRNRAFKKWEVVGPIKARQFTVGSWLNGDSWLPATGIPFALGFTRG is encoded by the coding sequence ATGGCAGGTAACAATTTAGTCCTCCCCTTGGTGTCTATCTTCTTAGTGGTGGCCGTTGTGTTGGGAGCCGTTTTGGTGTTGCACATAGGCAGCAGCAACGATGCACCATCCaaaaacaacaatcaaattgTTTCCACGGGCTACATGAAATCCGTAACTACTTTTTGTCAATACGCGGAGTACAAAGACTCATGCGCCAAGAGCATCTCCCCAGTGGCCAAAAACCAATCCGCCACCACTAAGGACTTCATCCTCGCGGCCCTTAAGGCTACGATCGAGGAAGTGTCCGAGTCCCACAAGCTTGTCGTGAATACGCAGGTTGACGAGAACGCCGATCCGTACAGTCATATGGCCCTTGAGGATTGCAAGGACATGTTGGAAGATGCAATTGACGACCTAGAGGCCTCCTTGTCTGTAGTGGGAGATAGCACACTTCACAACCTCAACGATCGCGGGGACGAGCTGCTCAATTGGGTGTCTGCTGTCTATGCGTATCAGACGACCTGCACGGAGCAAATCGAAAAGCCCGAGTACAAATCCGCAATTCAGGATGGTATGATCAATGCCACTCAACTCACCAACAATGTAATCAATATCATAGCTGATATGGCCAAGGTCCTAGAGGCATTCAACATCACCAAAGCAGTGGACTTACTTCATTCAGGAGCTGCCGCGACTAgtactagtagtagtagtactaGTAACTCTACCACAACCACTAACTCTCGTCGCCTCCTCCAAGAGGATGGCGATTTCCCGTCGTGGTTCCCTGCTGCAGATAGGAAACTATTGGCCGCACAAAGAGCAGGGAAATTGAAGCCTAATGTGGTGGTAGCCAAGGATGGTAGCGGCAAGTTTAAGTCAATTAAGAAGGCACTAAAGGCCTACCCGAAAAAATATAAACGAAAATACACCATATATGTGAAGGCTGGAGTGTATGATGAAACTGTTGTGGTAAAAAAGAAGATGCATAACATTTTCATGTACGGAGACGGTGCTGGGAAGACTATTATCACAGGGAAAAAGAATTTCGCCTTCATGAAAATCACCACCTCAAAAACCGCGACCTTTTCGGCTCTAGGGGAAAGATTCGTGGCACGCGGAATTACCTTCCGCAACACCGCAGGTGCGGAAGGGCATCAAGCCGTGGCTTATCGCAGCCAATCCGATATGTCGGCCCTTTTTGACTGCTCAATTGAAGGATACCAAGATACCTTATATTACCACACCTATCGCCAATTCTACCGCAATTGCGTCATCTCCGGTACCATCGACTTCATCTTTGGCAAGGGGAGTGCACTAATCCAGAACAGCGTGATCATTGCAAGGAAACCCTTGGCAAATCAATTCAACACCATTACTGCCGACGGCAAAGCGCTGGCGAAGGCGAAGGGTGGAGTGGTACTCCAGAATTGCCGAATTGTTCCAGAGGCTGCTCTCTTCCCGTCGAGGTTCAAGTTGAAAACATACTTGGGAAGACCTTGGAAGGCGTACTCGACGAGTGTGGTGATGGAGAGCCAAATAGGTGATGTGGTGAACCCGATTGGGTGGAAGGTTTGGGACGGGGAGAAGTTTGAGGACACTAGTATTTGCTGGGAGTATAAGAACTTTGGACCAGGCGCAAACACGGTTATGAGGAATAGAGCTTTCAAGAAATGGGAGGTGGTTGGTCCCATAAAAGCCAGACAATTCACCGTTGGATCTTGGCTCAACGGAGATAGCTGGTTGCCGGCCACCGGGATACCTTTTGCCCTGGGTTTCACTAGAGGATAG